The following coding sequences are from one Prionailurus viverrinus isolate Anna chromosome D2, UM_Priviv_1.0, whole genome shotgun sequence window:
- the CHRM3 gene encoding muscarinic acetylcholine receptor M3, which translates to MTLHNNSTTSPLFPNISSPWVHGPSDAGLPPGTATHFGSYNISRAAGNFSSPNGTTNDPLGGHTIWQVVFIAFLTGVLALVTIIGNILVIVAFKVNKQLKTVNNYFLLSLACADLIIGVISMNLFTTYIIMNRWALGNLACDLWLSIDYVASNASVMNLLVISFDRYFSITRPLTYRAKRTTKRAGVMIGLAWVISFILWAPAILFWQYFVGKRTVPPGECFIQFLSEPTITFGTAIAAFYMPVTIMTILYWRIYKETEKRTKELAGLQASGTEAEAENFVHPTGSSRSCSSYELQQQSMKRSARRKYGRCHFWFATKSWKPSAEQMDADHSSSDSWNNNDAAASLENSASSDEEDIGSETRAIYSIVLKLPGHSTILNSTKLPSSDNLRVPDEELGAPDLERKAGKLQTQKSVDDGGSFQKSFSKLPVQLESAVDTAKTSEADSSVGKATATLPLSFKEATLAKRFALKTRSQITKRKRMSLIKEKKAAQTLSAILLAFIITWTPYNIMVLVNTFCDSCIPKTYWNLGYWLCYINSTVNPVCYALCNKTFRNHFQDAALVPV; encoded by the coding sequence ATGACCTTGCACAATAACAGTACAACCTCGCCTTTGTTTCCAAACATCAGCTCCCCCTGGGTACACGGCCCCTCGGATGCAGGGCTGCCCCCAGGAACGGCCACCCACTTTGGCAGCTACAACATTTCTCGAGCAGCTGGGAACTTCTCCTCTCCCAATGGCACCACCAATGACCCTCTGGGAGGTCACACCATCTGGCAAGTGGTCTTCATCGCCTTCTTGACGGGCGTGCTGGCCTTAGTGACCATCATCGGCAACATCCTGGTGATAGTGGCCTTTAAGGTCAACAAGCAGCTAAAGACCGTCAATAACTACTTCCTCTTAAGTCTGGCCTGTGCTGATCTGATTATTGGGGTCATTTCAATGAATCTGTTTACTACCTACATCATCATGAACCGATGGGCTTTAGGGAACTTGGCCTGTGACCTCTGGCTCTCCATCGACTACGTGGCCAGCAACGCCTCGGTCATGAATCTTCTGGTCATCAGCTTCGACAGGTACTTTTCCATCACGCGGCCACTCACATACCGAGCCAAACGAACCACAAAAAGAGCCGGCGTGATGATAGGTCTGGCTTGGGTCATCTCCTTCATCCTTTGGGCCCCCGCCATCTTGTTCTGGCAGTACTTTGTTGGGAAGAGAACTGTGCCCCCAGGGGAGTGCTTCATTCAGTTCCTCAGCGAGCCCACCATCACCTTCGGCACGGCCATCGCTGCCTTCTACATGCCTGTCACCATCATGACTATTTTATACTGGAGGATCTACAAGGAAACTGAAAAACGCACCAAAGAGCTCGCCGGCCTGCAAGCCTCGGGGACAGAAGCAGAGGCGGAAAACTTTGTCCACCCCACGGGCAGCTCTCGAAGCTGCAGCAGCTATGAGCTTCAACAGCAAAGTATGAAACGCTCGGCCAGGAGGAAGTACGGACGCTGTCACTTCTGGTTCGCCaccaagagttggaagcccaGTGCCGAGCAGATGGATGCAGACCACAGCAGCAGCGACAGCTGGAACAACAACGACGCTGCTGCCTCCCTGGAAAACTCGGCCTCCTCCGACGAGGAGGACATCGGCTCCGAGACGAGGGCCATCTACTCCATCGTGCTCAAGCTTCCCGGCCACAGCACCATCCTCAACTCCACCAAGTTACCCTCATCGGACAACCTGCGGGTGCCTGACGAGGAGCTGGGGGCGCCGGACTTGGAGAGGAAGGCTGGCAAACTGCAGACCCAGAAGAGCGTGGACGATGGAGGCAGTTTCCAGAAAAGCTTCTCCAAGCTTCCCGTCCAGTTAGAGTCAGCCGTGGACACAGCCAAGACCTCTGAGGCCGACTCCTCAGTGGGTAAGGCCACGGCCACCCTCCCCCTGTCCTTCAAGGAAGCCACTCTGGCCAAGAGGTTTGCTCTGAAGACCAGAAGTCAGATCACCAAGCGGAAGCGGATGTCCCTCATCAAGGAGAAGAAGGCGGCCCAGACCCTCAGCGCCATCTTGCTTGCCTTCATCATCACCTGGACCCCCTACAATATTATGGTTCTGGTGAACACCTTTTGTGACAGCTGCATCCCCAAAACCTATTGGAATCTGGGCTACTGGCTGTGCTATATCAACAGCACCGTGAACCCCGTGTGCTATGCCCTGTGCAACAAAACATTCAGAAACCACTTTCAAGATGCTGCTCTTGTGCCAGTGTGA